The Podospora pseudocomata strain CBS 415.72m chromosome 3, whole genome shotgun sequence genome window below encodes:
- the CTA8 gene encoding Heat shock transcription factor (COG:K; EggNog:ENOG503NYVV), with translation MSSPNNPRKRPAPGASSMIPIPPVQQTFSPVQTDRLFGWNGTMDGNGFVDSPTTNVNQFMMPTSGAFAQPIAAPSNALARRGNSRALVHSGNRGHFDQVGEPWANGFAEDARYLQTNSSVDEHDNIELLEEKAAQAKREAQAKRKQIPPFVQKLSSFLDESRNTDLIRWSDKGDSFIVLDEDEFAKTLIPELFKHNNYASFVRQLNMYGFHKRVGLSDNSMKASERKNKSPSEYSNPYFRRGHPNLLWLINKPKGGSSKKKIKKEDGEAESEEDNNTEEAYGVPNHGASQGGRASVSHEVGPLQKKDLIQVKNQIDRIQQQQLAISGMLNKIRQDHNSLYQQAVMFQTMHERHENSINAILNFLANVFRKSLEEQGGVQSVQDLLASIIPNAQGHGSTNMATGGVVDLGGFVNQRAPNVAGSATPKRAQRLLPPVPHHQANKTVVTSLSPSPTPSPAPQTSYNTRMSGTVTEVFDTSPADTTSTSAYMQKELQNNPHEGMMKIIQDTNAVNVNSTGIDLPNVAATTPVTGMSNENRNKMLSIMNNGSAATTPAASMNGGGIPSVSSPGGVSLPAASPQTTAGLSLSPILASMPIPPPLQPLQATQQEIDALQRLQAQQASQLENLTQFLGPLSPSGRIPGMDENGNVNTSYFDSVDFDQFVDNNAFANQTGFGDNEFNGFNAGGHPDEFNFSLDAPGSGAEFGGGGIAGADNGMLGGGGGAGLGINGQDGLFDTGRVFETTSATNSPSPAGTEEITRSEIGGVGNGVVTDSPERDPKRRRRG, from the exons ATGTCTTCGCCGAACAACCCGAGAAAACGACCGGCCCCTGGCGCCTCTTCGATGATCCCGATCCCCCCAGTACAGCAGACATTTTCGCCTGTCCAGACGGACCGGTTGTTTGGGTGGAACGGAACAATGGATGGAAACGGCTTCGTCGACTCGCCAACGACAAACGTCAATCAGTTCATGATGCCGACATCAGGCGCCTTTGCGCAGCCAATTGCGGCGCCTTCAAACGCTCTGGCCCGCCGAGGAAACAGTCGCGCTCTTGTCCATTCGGGCAACAGAGGCCACTTTGATCAGGTGGGGGAGCCGTGGGCGAACGGGTTTGCCGAGGATGCTCGGTATCTTCAGACGAATTCGTCTGTAGACGAGCATGATAACATCGAGCTGCtagaggagaaggctgctcAGGCGAAGAGGGAAGCCCAAGCCAAAAGGAAACAGATCCCCCCGTTTGTTCAGAAGCTGAGCAG CTTTCTCGATGAGTCTAGGAACACCGACCTGATCCGCTGGTCTGACAAGGGCGATTCATTTATCGTCTTGGACGAAGATGAGTTTGCCAAAACGCTCATCCCCGAACTCTTCAAGCATAACAATTATGCTTCGTTTGTGCGACAGCTCAACATGTATGGGTTCCATAAGCGGGTCGGGCTGTCCGACAACTCGATGAAAGCGAGCGAGCGGAAAAACAAGAGTCCCAGCGAGTACTCAAACCCGTATTTCCGACGGGGGCATCCGAACCTGCTTTGGCTGATCAACAAGCCAAAGGGTGGCAGCAGTAaaaagaagatcaagaaggaggacggaGAGGcggagagcgaggaggacaACAATACCGAAGAAGCCTACGGTGTTCCAAACCATGGAGCGTCACAGGGCGGCAGGGCCTCCGTTTCTCACGAAGTCGGTCCGCTCCAGAAAAAGGATCTGATACAAGTAAAAAATCAGATAGACAGgatccagcagcagcaactcgCGATTTCGGGCATGCTCAACAAGATACGGCAAGATCACAATTCGCTTTATCAGCAGGCGGTCATGTTTCAAACCATGCACGAGCGGCACGAAAACTCCATCAATGCCATTCTCAACTTCTTGGCCAATGTCTTTCGAAAGTcgttggaggagcagggtgGGGTTCAGAGCGTCCAAGATCTTTTGGCCAGCATCATTCCCAATGCTCAAGGTCACGGCTCCACAAACATGGCCACGGGAGGCGTGGTGGACTTGGGCGGCTTCGTCAACCAACGGGCTCCCAACGTTGCTGGGTCGGCGACGCCAAAACGTGCGCAGCGTCTCTTGCCTCCTGTcccacatcaccaagcaAACAAGACCGTGGTGACATCCCTGTCTCcgtccccaacaccctcgccggcgCCCCAGACTTCGTACAACACTCGCATGTCTGGGACTGTCACCGAGGTGTTTGATACCTCGCCGGCTGACACCACCTCGACCTCTGCCTATATGCAGAAGGAGCTCCAGAACAACCCACATGAGGGCATGATGAAGATCATCCAGGATACCAACGCCGTCAACGTCAACAGCACTGGCATCGACCTCCCCAacgtcgccgccaccacTCCGGTCACAGGCATGAGCAACGAGAACCGCAACAAGATGCTGAGCATCATGAACAATGGCTCTGCTGCGACAACCCCGGCCGCGTCCATGAACGGCGGCGGTATCCCATCTGTCTCTAGTCCCGGCGGTGTTTCCTTGCCCGCTGCCAGCCCACAGACCACAGCCGGTTTATCGCTTTCTCCCATCCTCGCCTCGATGCCTATCCCCCCGCCGCTGCAACCACTCCAGGCGACGCAGCAAGAAATCGACGCGCTTCAACGCCTTCAAGCTCAGCAGGCTTCTCAGCTTGAGAACCTGACCCAGTTCCTCGGTCCGCTCAGCCCCTCTGGCCGGATTCCCGGTATGGACGAGAACGGCAACGTCAACACTAGTTATTTCGACTCTGTCGATTTTGACCAGTTTGTTGATAACAATGCCTTTGCTAACCAGACCGGCTTTGGGGACAATGAGTTCAATGGGTTCAACGCGGGTGGTCATCCGGATGAGTTTAACTTTTCGCTGGATGCTCCTGGTAGTGGGGCagagtttgggggtggtggtattgcGGGTGCGGATAATGGgatgttgggtggtggtgggggtgctgggctggggaTCAATGGGCAGGATGGCTTATTTGATACGGGGAGGGTGTTTGAGACTACTTCGGCTACTAATAGCCCTAGTCCAGCCGGGACGGAGGAGATTACGAGGAGTGAgattgggggggttgggaacgGGGTGGTGACGGATAGTCCGGAGAGGGatccgaagaggaggaggagggggtag